One Nomascus leucogenys isolate Asia chromosome 22a, Asia_NLE_v1, whole genome shotgun sequence DNA segment encodes these proteins:
- the LOC100587774 gene encoding protein preY, mitochondrial — translation MLSRARGRLASALRGAVTRRCLHASGSQPLADRSKKTEEPPHAFDPALELLVCPLSKKPLRYEASTNELINEELGIAYPITDGIPNNIILGS, via the coding sequence ATGCTGAGCAGAGCACGCGGCAGGCTCGCCTCAGCGCTGCGGGGCGCGGTCACCCGTAGGTGCCTGCACGCGTCGGGGTCGCAGCCTTTGGCCGACAGGAGCAAGAAGACTGAGGAGCCGCCCCACGCCTTCGATCCGGCGCTGGAGTTACTGGTGTGCCCGCTCTCCAAGAAGCCGCTCAGATATGAAGCATCAACAAATGAATTGATTAATGAAGAGTTGGGAATAGCTTATCCAATCACTGATGGGATTCCTAATAATATCATATTAGGCAGCTAG